A single Caretta caretta isolate rCarCar2 chromosome 2, rCarCar1.hap1, whole genome shotgun sequence DNA region contains:
- the TCF24 gene encoding transcription factor 24 isoform X1 translates to MGLQHCYCCRGWMVSELLLLITGPCPPWKSPMDCRNLSENSKEISSSCLEPDSLLAPASGSDSCSSSSAGRVGATAGRPAAANAARERSRVQTLRHAFLELQRTLPAVPPDTKLSKLDVLLLATTYIAHLTRSLQDEEELPGEGLGTLRGDGYLHPVKKWPMRSRLYIGATGQFLNHSVQAENANQGETSTNSQS, encoded by the exons ATGGGTTTGCAGCACTGCTACTGCTGCAGGGGTTGGATGGTTTCAGAGCTGCTCTTGTTGATTACAGGTCCCTGTCCACCTTGGAAGTCACCAATGGACTGTAGAAATTTATCTGAGAACAGCAAGGAGATCTCCAGCTCTTGTTTGGAGCCTGACTCACTGCTGgccccagcatctggcagtgattcttgctcctcctcctcagccgGACGAGTTGGGGCAACTGCTGGGAGaccagcagctgcaaatgctgCCCGGGAGCGTAGCCGAGTGCAGACCCTGCGCCATGCCTTCCTGGAGCTGCAGAGGACCCTCCCCGCTGTGCCACCTGACACCAAGCTCTCCAAGTTGGACGTGCTGCTCCTAGCCACCACCTATATTGCACACCTCACCCGTAGCCTACAGGATGAGGAAGAGTTGCCTGGGGAGGGCTTGGGCACCCTGAGAGGGGATGGCTATCTGCACCCTGTCAAG AAATGGCCAATGCGATCCAGGTTATATATTGGAGCTACAGGACAGTTTTTGAATCACTCTGTGCAAGCAGAAAATGCAAACCAAGGAGAAACATCAACAAATTCACAAAGCTAA
- the TCF24 gene encoding transcription factor 24 isoform X2 — MDCRNLSENSKEISSSCLEPDSLLAPASGSDSCSSSSAGRVGATAGRPAAANAARERSRVQTLRHAFLELQRTLPAVPPDTKLSKLDVLLLATTYIAHLTRSLQDEEELPGEGLGTLRGDGYLHPVKKWPMRSRLYIGATGQFLNHSVQAENANQGETSTNSQS, encoded by the exons ATGGACTGTAGAAATTTATCTGAGAACAGCAAGGAGATCTCCAGCTCTTGTTTGGAGCCTGACTCACTGCTGgccccagcatctggcagtgattcttgctcctcctcctcagccgGACGAGTTGGGGCAACTGCTGGGAGaccagcagctgcaaatgctgCCCGGGAGCGTAGCCGAGTGCAGACCCTGCGCCATGCCTTCCTGGAGCTGCAGAGGACCCTCCCCGCTGTGCCACCTGACACCAAGCTCTCCAAGTTGGACGTGCTGCTCCTAGCCACCACCTATATTGCACACCTCACCCGTAGCCTACAGGATGAGGAAGAGTTGCCTGGGGAGGGCTTGGGCACCCTGAGAGGGGATGGCTATCTGCACCCTGTCAAG AAATGGCCAATGCGATCCAGGTTATATATTGGAGCTACAGGACAGTTTTTGAATCACTCTGTGCAAGCAGAAAATGCAAACCAAGGAGAAACATCAACAAATTCACAAAGCTAA